Genomic window (Dasypus novemcinctus isolate mDasNov1 chromosome 10, mDasNov1.1.hap2, whole genome shotgun sequence):
tctgatgacctcctgactcttttttggagactcatagccatataaactcatttgtccttttcatttcccccttttatccaaagtcataacgcggtttttaaaacctgatattacatgtaggctgagatattctgccggtctgagttgacccttttattcaaagtctttttctagttacatcatcagatggtgcttggtagtaatccctcagcaccagggaggctcatccttaggagtcatgtcccatgctggggaggagtagtgcatttacatgctgagtttggcttagggagtggccacattgagcaacacggaggctctcaggaagtaactcttagggaccctgcagctctaggcctagttcatatttcaggtgcacaggctcataatcgtagccatcagtatcaagggttcattgttggaccatccatctttattggtctttgccattgcgcttgggggattgttgttccattggggaatgtaatagagctcccctggctaggaactcagcactccctcagttgttgtttttaagtgaaacctctatgaaaatatccaaacatttttatgtaccctgtatacatgccctggagaaatccctcccagccatgtgtaccctatcaataacatcccacactagtgttcctcccctgctatagttgaacctctctgtggtctgaaactcctttaaaaatgaagtctaatatgttgccaggttccattgatagtaaaatggaatatagcgatgggtttaaatgttagatatagaatacatactaatttagaaaaattaaataaagtaaaaataaattggggtatcaaaaaatgaaaaaatgaaaaagatttgtttaatgttttgcctttcattactgctatagtgttgccctgtatgtacagtggcaaggcaatttctttcatttattcctcagtgtctacatccttcctttttttcccctacttattaagtttgtcttcgcaaaagttttagatcacaataattcacatatacaatatatggtactcccacatatccaacatcaaaccctttgtcccttccccagtaatgatttttttacatgttcatattatatttattgcagctgatatacagatattgaaacaatagctttcaaacatgttcCGTTTGGGTATacattatgctttatattttagactacacaattttctaaatttttagttatcttatgttttacattatggtttacattttagcctatagacttttatacatttttggtgtaatttaacatgtcctatatccatcactgcatgatcttgtggaacacttccattgccccacagttatactgattccatctattcaatacctcttcatccccccccccccttcagggcccacagtgataatcaatcatcattacttgaaggaccatagtcagagatacttgcaacaatgctgagggcttgacatacctGACTGCCCTAattcattgggagccaccaattgtCTCAAGAgctacaattccctctgtttgagaatatcagtcctccccagaatgtgggtataccttcactctcattgtatgggtctccacccaattatataacccactatgacaaaatgagcactcacacactccccagaagcttgtcctgtgtcagatgctgccccccccttaagcatcttaaaccggtaaccttccttattatattctctaatgaatgaaattataatgaaattataatttcaatcacatacctgacaatctcctatgttcatatgttccccccaacatccccccaatttcttgggccaattgacccttccttccatcctagcccccctcaaaccacAGAGCCTCACACAAAGGTATCCCTAtaccccattttatcccttctctgtacaaatacttacctccagtttatcatagatttcactcacgTAGGTgccagcttgcaaccttcctctaccccccaacttcctttatgCCTATAATCCATCTCTGAGACagattggtttacttatttcatatcattgaggtcatgtagcatttgtccttcagtgcctgggttgcttcactcaacataaggttctgaagattcatccatattatcacatgtgtttgtagtgttttaggtcttaaagctgagtagcattccattgtatgtatataccacattttatttatccattcatccattgatgggcttttgggttgattccaacttttggcaatagtgaatagtgctgctatgaacattggtgtgcatatatcagtttgtgtccttgttttcagttctactgggtctatacccagcagtggaattgctaggtcatatggcaaatctatagctagttttttaagaaactgccaaactgccctccaaaatggctagatccttctgcatttcctcaagcagtgaatgagtgttcccattcctccataaccTCTctagtacttgtagtcttctgattttttgatagctgccagtcttatgggagtaagatggtatcccattgttgtttcaatttgcatttccctaatagctagtcattttgagcattttttcatgtgctttttagtcatttgtatatcttctttgggaagtgtctgttcaaatctttttcctattttttaaatgggttgcttgtctttctattttcaagatataggagttctttatatatgcaggatatgtctcctatccaatatatagttaccaaatactttctcccattgtgtaggctctcttttcactttcttgacaaactccttcaaGGTAcagaatgtttaattttgaggaagtcccatttatctgtttgttcttttgctgctcatgcttttggtgtgaagttcatgaagccatttcctattacaaggtcctatagatgcttcactacgttgctttccaaggtctttatggtcttggctcttgtatttagatctttgatccatcttgagttgatttttgtataaggtatgagttggtaatcctctttcattcctttacatatggatatccagttttccaggcaccatttgttgaagaggccattctctctcagttgagagggtttggtggccttgttgaataccatatggctgtatatatgaggatctatgtcagaactccatttggttccattggtcagtgtgtctatccttgtgccaataccatgccaatttcactgctgtagctttgtagtctgttttgaagtctggtagtgtgattcctccatgataaagggtacatatgaaaaacccacagctaacatcatttacaatggttaaATCCTAacatctttccctctaagatcaggaacaagacaacgatgcccactatcaccccttctatttaacattgtgttagaaatacttgctcgagcactgaggcaagaaccagatatataagggattcaaattggaaaggaagaagtcaaaatttcactatttgcagatgacatgatcctctacatagaaagccgagagaagtctacaacaaagcttctagaacttacaaatgagttctgTAAAGTTGCAGTGTATAAGATAAGTgcacaaaatcagtagcatttctgtataccaatgatgagaaatctgaggaggaaatcaagaaacaaataccacttataaaagtgaatgaaaagatcaaatgcctaggaacaaatttaactaaagatgtaaaagacttatacacagaaaactacacaacactgttcaaggaaatcaaagaagacctaaataaatggaagaatattccctgttcatggataggaagacaaattctattaagatgtctaccttaacaaaactgatctacaaattcaatgctatccccccaaaaataaaaaaaaatcttagttcGTTagccagatggcctcacaggtgaattctaccaaacttttggaaagaactaacaccaatcttgcttacccttccaaaaaatctaaatagaaagaacattgcttaactcattctgtgaatACAACATTACCCCAACACCAAAGCCaaaccaaagacaccacaagaaaggaaaattacagaccactctctaatgaacttagaagTGAAAATCCTctgcaaaatatttgctaatcatacacaacaacacattaaatgaattatacatcatgaccaagtgggattcattcttggaatgcaagaatggttcaacataagaaaatcaattgatgtagtacaccacataaatggattgaaggaaaaaaatcacatgactgtATCTATAGATgccaaaaaagcatttgacaaaatacagcaccctttcttgataaaaacattgcaaaaaataggaataagaggaaactttctgaacattgtGAGAcaataatttttgttgttttaaggcacttacatgagtttaatatccattctcctagatctcacatggttcctctgtaaatatttactatcaatactattattcattttcttttcttactcattttgctttctctggccttaatattttccttcaagtgaacttaatgaactagagaaactaactatgaaatttatttggaaaagaaagtggccccaaatagccaaagacatattgaaaaagaataatgaatctAAGACAGTATTTAGTACTGGGAAGTGAGGTTCCACtgtaacaaatacctaaaaatgtgaaaGTCATTTTGGAATTGTGCAATGGGTAGAGGCTTGGAGAATTTTGAGGGCTTCATGGTAAAAGCTTAGATTACTTtcaagagactgttggtagaaatatggatgttagaTGTGATTCTGGTGAgagttcagaaagaaatgaggaaagatgTAGAGAAAGCTATCATCTTAGAGAAAACATAGATCATCATAAATCAAATGTTGCCAGAAATATCTATGTTACTGTTGCTTCTGGTGAGATCTCAGATGGAAATTTGGGTAATATGTTATTAGACACTGGAGGAAAGATGATCCTtattataaagtggcagagagaTTGTTTTAATTGTGTTCTGTTGGGTGGAAGGCAGAACTTTTAAACAATAAACTTGGAGAGCTGAGGTGATCTCTAAGCAAATGTGAAAGGTATGGCCTATTTTCTCCTTGCTACTTAtggtaaaatgcaagaggaaagagataaagtgAGGAATGAACTTTTAAGCAAAAAGGAACTAGTGCTTGAtagtttggaaaattttcagcctaTCCAGATAGCAGGCTCTGGAGACAGGGTGTGGCTGGAAAACTCTTTGTTGAAGATCCAATAAACCATCTCAGCAGAAACGAGGAATAGAGATTTGGTTATCCAAGAAATATCTCTGGAGAAACCTCTTGTATGATAGCTTGGACTCCCATGATTTGCTTTGGATATTGACAAAGTTTCTGAGGATTTggcctctttccagaattgtgattaaaaaccaaggggtacttgtttagaattttgcctttgccaccaactccacccaaagccaatattggtgctggccacatccaattcacaggctacaTTAATGTCcaccttttccctcccttttattattatttaaagcagcttgctggaggttttcctacttccatgaagggcTTTTCAAATTagtacatacaatggttttaatatttgagctaaatgagggatgaaagatttttagtattttaacaatattacaaactctattaacatgagaaaacattgtactttattaattatGACAGAGGGTATAATTTgttttacccaaccaaacaacatttaagaatttgatagagtagtaGGGACCTTGCAGCCTGTTCTAATTGTTTGACTATTTTAggctttttaatttttggaaagaggattactggttaacataatgttatcagtagggtttcagccacagatttttCCTACACAGCCAGAATTTTTTTTATCACCATgaggctatgcacatagcctcagggaagcactgcaaaaatccattgttgggttttccacaggGGAATGCAGGTTGGCTTGACTGTTtaagaagatactaaagaaagttttagcaagttttaaaacaaagtgagaatgacacagttggatattaatttcttgcaacaagctagcagtatttgggattgctgcatactacagtgtcaTTACTTTAATTGATGATAAGaagttgtttttgtgacacacacttttttataataatctattattattattataattaaccatattgtacttttgtttaatattatactgaaatattggtaaatttatacactctgaAGTATTCATATGAATCTTTTagtcatacaactttaattaacagagggttaaaaaattctttcaattttataacacttttaaacaactTCCATTCAACTTAcagcatattaaatgaactcaggtattttattactgtaatatttctttcaaggtaaaagaacaaatctcctgTAACcactttgaaataaaaagctacttttcaggatttgattttgagaaagcagttttgaatattatgttcctttaaaagagataagaccttttcttcttcgaacactgaggaaatggaaagggtaaagcacaagaagctattttgagaAAAGACTTTAGTTATATGCTGATTATTCAGGatgaaaactttttataaacttttgctaaaacagactaataacttgagaaactttgagaaagaacaaaatttcaaCTTTACATTAGTATATTATTTGTACTAAAACTTtctaaaactttatagatagactcataaaatcttacttaactttaacattaaaaatttcttttccatgaaccttttgtgcattctgtatttattcaggtttagtcctacattttaccttttcttaataaccagtcattttattttaggacaaaattattttctgttttcttaataataaaaacacattctatatatcccACATGCATAAGTTACTAGGCACaactttttacaacatataattaccatcaacactaaacaatcttgttaaaataatgaacttttcttcactttaaatacttaataGCATGCAAtacagaaacagtcttttagaaacaagttggcaggggaggctagCTGCTGACAagttttcttattataaaattaccttttattattattaccaattcaggttttgtttaataatgactttttggaattagccatttaaataccttaatttaaacaatgcttccttaagcttcttataattatttataactatatagactataattatattattttgagaCACATTTTACcctcacagaacacattcccttacttaaagttaccaaataccttctacaacttgccacatgcatttaagtcccaTCTTGCATATGTTCATTTCCATTCTGagtttatgaaaactagccatcctattttaggacaaaacacaccttttgaacaaacattaaatttcagtcagcattcccacaaactttttatctttttaaatattcatttaaattttacattctttatttagtaaagaaaaataaactattcatttttatttaggcaagaactattttttatgaaaggactccataattttgttaatcaagacttacaatttttatcactgtagagatcttattaacatttaaacttaagtattagtataagtgcttatttaatttttggccatttgtatagagctcttttagaactttttatttattaatatatattaccatccagaggtatcaaaatatacactgacattgaacaaacaaacacaaaacacgtacaacacaccaacagaaacataaaatttacaatttgactcataattcttactttattATGTTTTTGGTatggctgtttttaagttctccatcatttcacatcttagattttactgtttttaagatgtcttctggaatccatgttgcctgtaacatgcaagcttgtgcttgaaaactcttttattagttatcagcaactagttaagataatttgagcagcataaatgtagttaagctttttatttagcaatttagacaaattttttagattactactttttaaaactacactgagacttgaagttcaggagtaaactattgatttaaaactgaaaattcttttcaacaccttgataaaaaattttgtactaattttattattttggttaaataggcccaatcagaattagcatagaaacaaaacagaacaccaatgttgcaatgtttttctccttttccagcagCTTAATTCTAtgaacccccactagcccacagctacattatcATGTAGACAGCAGTGGGTTTGCAGAGTTtctgccagaataatttccttaccttagttaacattttaacagagaattttcttacaagcctgatttcaccaACAAGGGCTTTATTTAGTACTTTTGCCTGTGCAGGATTTTGTACTTTCTTCAAAGGCTCATAGGCTCTAGTGCCCATAAGCACATCCAAGGTAATAGAGATATTGTGAGCCTGATTATGTTTAGCCAGAACACTGCATTCTTTAAACAAATTACTTTTCCATAACAAATAGTAGCCTCCCATCAAGCAAGCTTCAGCTAAAGCTATCCAATCTTTGGGACAAAGAGGATTTTGACTTACCAATTCTATTAAGGAGAAAGTGAGTGGGGCAGTGGGCCTATATGTGCTATAagcagatttcaattcttttaacagCTTAAGAGGAATGGGTTCAAGCAGACATACATATTGGCCAAGATTATTGGGATGAGGGTGCTCTCTGacaggaaaaagaataaattcagaaatacTCTTGCCCTTCACCCAGGCAGACTGGAGACCGGCTTGCAAAGGAGCTAGGACAGGAGAAGACACAGCTACAGGAAACACTAGGGAAGGAGAACCCACATTAGGGGGAAGGCACCGTTGACTTGAAGAGGTAGCTTTCTGCAACACCTTTTGATACATTAAAGACAGTTGTGACAATTGCTGCTGGAAAGCTATAGGGAAAGATTAGCAGTTGTCCTCCTTACTTTTCCTATCATTCTCTAGGTCTACTGGAGGAGAAGAAGACTGTTGCTAACAAAGTCTCTTTACCCTGCATAGCACCTCTTTCACTTTCACAAACTGGATCCAATGAATGATGAAAATCATGTGGATTATAAATTCCTGGAGGCCAATTACAGAATAACCAGGTGGAAGAAGCagtttttctagaattttttgtTTCAGGTGCTGATGCCTGCACAGGAAATATACCATACTTATTTTGTTTTGAAGGCAAAGGTGTTGAAGCCTGAGATTCATCAGAAGATGAGTCAGACTCAGAACTAAAATCTGAACTGTCTGATGATGAATCAGAATTATGCAATGGCTTAAGAACAATAGACAAAGCACTAGACAATGTCCATATCTTAATAGAAATCGGATTACCTTCTCTGTAATGTAATTTTAATTGTTGCAAGACCTTCAGCCATTGAGGATAACTTAACAACTTTTTCCTTCAGGCTGAAACCATAGACAAACCTTTTCcactaatataaataatttcttaagAGTCAACTCTTTGACTGGATATCCTGAGGCTTTTAATAAAGCCTTCAATGTTACTTGATATTCTTCCCATTTACTTTGTGAATTCCTCATGTTATCCTGAATGTTCCTTAAATCCTGAGAGAAGCTCATTTTTGTTTGGTAATATACTTACCAACCTCGGTTTCTTTGaaccccacgttgggcgccacttGCCAATGCCgctcaagaagaaatgaaaaaatcatgtaGACCGGGGCTCAGGGGATCAGATTAAATGCCACTGACAAGTTTATTGTACAAAGTCATAGTATTTGTACAATTCCAAACAACGCTCTGTGTAGCAAAAAGGCCCTAGCAACATTATAATTAAAAACTTGCAACCACTACACACATTGATCTTAACATCTACCTACACAACAAGGAACAAGAAGTTGCCGTCTCctttcactgacttctttctgaGCCATATATATCAATGCCAACTGCAAACATTTCTGATTAAAGCAGTCATGTCAAGTATCCCAGCATGCTTTATGCTGGCTAATACTCCAAcactacagagacccataggttctatgggcATTGTAGATGGCTCTGTAGTTCAGTGCCaggtcagttgaccctactttggtgtttgtgttcctgagtgtgatggaattggactcagatgtgacctttctaaacatgcctcttttgtcacatttactggacctgtggttgtcactggggttggtgtatactcagcagacctgaatctctggactgtccatgtgacagccaggtcctaaGCCTCAGctgacttgtaactcctaccctctggtttattagacttaccccggccagctaacagggagatgaagaaggtcaatcaccacaccagggagccaagattgcctGCAACTACaagtagaattgcatccatcatccatgtggaatctaagccccctcttgatatagaggtagaggggacataaccatcccaggatggaggaatatagtatggattagagtggacttactgatattctactatggaactattgtgattagtagtggaagaaattgtagcattgatgtggaggaagtggccatgacagctgctgaggatagggagagggaagaagagacatgatgtgggggcattttcaggacttggagttgtcctgggtggtactgcagggagagatgctagacattgcatgtcctgccatggcccactgggtagactgggggagggtgtaaactatgatgtaaaccattatccatgtagtgcaggagtgctccaaaatgtattcacaaaatgcaatgaatgtcccatgatgatgaaagaagttgttgatttgggaggagtggggtgagggggttggggagtatatattgggcctcttatattttttgaatgtaacattaaaaaaaatagaggacaaaaatgcaaaaaaatgcaaaaacaaaacagattcaTATAGGCACAGTAAGGCTGTCTTAAATGAAAGAatctaatggaaaaaaataaagtaataaaaggtgtgaattgcaatcctattatcattttaatttgtatttccctgataatAGTAATGTTGAGTATcctttaaatgtttattatttgtaagtttttccctttctcttaaaTGACCACCAGTTTTCTTGAACAAATGGAAACAATTGCTCACTATTTTCAGACCAGAACCTAGCACATCCTCTCCTCCTTCACATAGACTTCAGAGATTTAGCTGCTTATGTTTATTTTCCTAAGAGCCCATTATCTCTTGGGATTTCCTCTACCTCagtataaaatacattttattaccTCACTCTCAAATTAGCTTGTTTCCCATGTTGAACTCTGTCTTAGTTTTCAGATAGTGCTGTGACAAATTCCCACATATGGATAGTTTTAAACATCTGCGATtcattatcttacagttctgtttGCTAGGAGTCCAAGATCAAGGTATCAGAAGGGACATTCTCCTTCTGCAAtctctagagaagaatgtgttcAAAACTTCTTGCTTGGTTTCTGATGGACCTGCCCTTAGATAGAATATTTCCTGGGGGAGATTGAGGACACTtaagttatatatatgttttttcacTTAGAATTTATGCAGGATATCCTATTTGAAAAtatgtcatttctttttccaaattctcttCATTCTGTAATTTATGTTTTCTGGTCAATTTTCTAGTCTGGCCATGGAAATGTGCCACTCACATCTCCTGCTTCAGTATATATAATTGGCAGATTACCCCAGCTGCTCTGCTGAATGCATCACTATGTCCATGTCAATGGCTCACTGTCCATAAGCTTCTCTCAGCCATTACTTGAGTGTACTTACTACTTAGGGATATTAAGACAAACAGATTCCTGCAAGATTCTGGACTCTTTTTACTAAAAACTGGCTCATTTTACTTTATGTGATAATTGTTCTTTCACTGCGTTAGCATGGCATCTGTCAAATTCAGGTAGGTCTTTTCATCTGAGGCTTATCTATCAGCACATTTTCTTCCCCATTCAAAGGATGCTTTGGCCTCCCTTGGACTTCCCATTGAGATGGTGTAGTTTAAATTATTTGTGTgcactaaaattaattttaaacccTTTATAAATGAATTTCCACTATTAAGATTTTAGTTCCATCTACATTGTAGATTCTCAATTCTTATTCAAGAAAGAAGTAGAAAATGTTTGCTAGAATTCTTTCTCCAGGCAAGGAAGAGATGAATTCAGAATATAGAGGTCAACTAAAGACAAAACTATTTTTAAGTGTTAGGAAATGTCACTAACACGAGAATATTGAAAGAGAATATTCTAGTCAGAAGatgattttaaaagtaataaatttattttacatttatatttgtgTAATAATTAGAATAGATTTATGAATAGTCTCATTGTAGAAAATTTAGGAAACTTgctgaaataaacagaaaataaacttcaattttaataTTGAATGAGGACTTCTGTAGAGttcaagaatatattttaaaaagttaaatactttaaaaatttcatatatgctttttattttaaaaaaacatggaaaaactcTTATCGACAAGCTGTAGAGATTAGTTTTTCCACTATATTCAGGAAAAATTAGTTCTGAGAGATGTTTACTGAATTTCCTACATTCTCAGATCTTGTCTTTTGAGAGGAGTATCACTGATATCAGATGTGAAAATGGTACCAATTTCAGAAATTATAGCCTGTAATAAAACATATCTACTGGTTGCTTTTGCATGCTGAATTTTAGTAATTAGGGTCCAGTCTAGAAGAACTTCTTCTCTATCACTTTTAGGGCTTCTTTTATCTCCTTATTTCTCAAGCTATAGATcaaggggttcaacatgggaaTCACAATACcgtaaaatatggaagcaacttTCATATTCTCCTGGGAATTATTGTTTTGAGGTTGAAAGTACATGTAAAAGAGGGTTCCATAGAAAATGGTGACTGCTGTGAGGTGGGAAGCACACGTGGAGAAGGCTTTTTTCTTCCCTGCAGTAGAAGGCATCTTTAGGATGGCGGCCAGGATGTATATATAGGAGAATATGACAACTGACACAGTGAATGTCAAGTTAAATCCCACAAAGACAACAATTAGCATGACATTGATGTCAATGTTGGAGCATGAAAGGGCAAGAATTGGGGGGCCATCACAATAAAAGTGATTGATGGTGTGGGACTTGCAAAAGGACAGTGAAAATGTAAAGCCTGTGTGTACAGAGGAATTTATTGAGCCCATCACATAAGAACCAACTACCAATTTTATGCAAACTATTTGGGACATGACTATGGGATAGTGAAGTGGGTTACAGATGGCTACATAACGGTCCACTGCCATAGCAGCTAGGAGGTAACAGTCACTGGTGGCAAATGTTACATAAACCCAAAATTGCATTAAACATCCCACGAAtgatattgatttattttctgaGATGAAGTTTTGTAACATCTTGGGAGTGATAGCAGAGGTATAACTGATATCAATAAAAGCTAAATGTTGtaggaaaaaatacataggtgTTTGAAGTCTAGAATCTGTCTTGATGAGTAGGATTGTTCCAATGTTTCCCACCATAGACGTTGTGTAGATCAGTAGAAATACAATGAAGAGGACA
Coding sequences:
- the LOC101423544 gene encoding putative olfactory receptor 5AK3, which produces MTEGNGTEVTGFFLLGFGAQHRSWHVLFIVFLLIYTTSMVGNIGTILLIKTDSRLQTPMYFFLQHLAFIDISYTSAITPKMLQNFISENKSISFVGCLMQFWVYVTFATSDCYLLAAMAVDRYVAICNPLHYPIVMSQIVCIKLVVGSYVMGSINSSVHTGFTFSLSFCKSHTINHFYCDGPPILALSCSNIDINVMLIVVFVGFNLTFTVSVVIFSYIYILAAILKMPSTAGKKKAFSTCASHLTAVTIFYGTLFYMYFQPQNNNSQENMKVASIFYGIVIPMLNPLIYSLRNKEIKEALKVIEKKFF